Proteins from one Odocoileus virginianus isolate 20LAN1187 ecotype Illinois chromosome 29, Ovbor_1.2, whole genome shotgun sequence genomic window:
- the LOC110131888 gene encoding growth-regulated protein homolog beta yields the protein MARAATAAAPRLLRAAMLLLLLVAACRPAAGAPVVNELRCQCLQTLQGIHFKNIQSVKVTPPAPHCDQTEVIATLKTGQEVCLNPAAPMVKKIIDKMLNKASAN from the exons ATGGCCCGAGCCGCGACCGCCGCCGCCCCCCGGCTCCTCCGCGCCGCGATGCTGCTCCTGCTCCTGGTGGCCGCCTGCAGGCCCGCGGCAG GGGCGCCCGTGGTCAACGAACTGCGCTGCCAGTGCCTGCAGACCTTGCAGGGGATTCACTTCAAGAACATCCAGAGCGTGAAGGtgacgccccccgccccccactgcgACCAAACCGAAGTCAT aGCCACTCTCAAGACTGGTCAGGAAGTGTGTCTCAACCCTGCCGCCCCCATGGTTAAGAAAATCATCGATAAGATGCTAAACAA GGCTAGTGCCAACTGA